In Desulfatiglans anilini DSM 4660, the genomic stretch GATGACGGCCACAGCGAAACCCGTCAGAATATTCAACCCCGAACCGAGCGCCTCCGGGTGAATGAGGCCGGCACCGTCCGGTCCTAGAGCGACACCTGCAGCCAGCAGCAGGACGATCCCCGGCAGGCGCAGGTGGTGGGCCAGCGCTTGAGAAATCATTCCCGCTGCCAGCGCAAGAGCGATAATCAGACCCGGATGATTGAAGGGTGCGGTCTCCATGGATGTGGTCCTTTTTACCAATCTCGGCGCCAGGGGCGGCCTACGGATTGCCTCTATGCAAGCGCTCGATTTCCTGGATATCGGTCAAACCGAGACCGGCCGCGATGCAGTCGGACTGAACACGTGTAGCGTGTCAAGATACACGCTTCATTTCCGTATGGTCCCGATGCACCCGGAAGAGGTCTTCAGGGCTTTAAGGTCTCGTCTCCCTGCTGCAAGACCGCCGACCGTGCACCCTCCTCCTCCGTTTCCCAGCTCGGAACCGCCGCGGACGGTTTTCCAAGGCTGCTGATGAAGGCGACGATGACCGCGCAGCAGTATGGCAGCGACTGGACCAGCAGAACCACGATCCACAGATTGAGATCCGGGTCGCGAATCGGCTTGGAAAGATGGACGCCGACCGCCGATCCCCAGAGCACCAAAGCCAGACCGGCCTCCTGCCAGGCCGAGGCCAGGGTCTGGAAAAAGGCGTTCTTGCGGGACCACTTGGGCGTGCGGAAAAACGGCAGACCGCTGGTGAAGAACCCCGTGATGACGGCTTTCGCGATGGTGTGGGAGAGCGCCAGGCCCGCCAGGGCCGCTGCGGCGGTCTGGCGGAGCGTGGCGTTCACCCGCGTGCGGTAGAGGTAGAGCATCTTGGCGGCCTTGAAGGCGAAGAAGGCGAGCGGCAGCAGGGAGAGCTCCATCAGCGGCGAGTCGATCTTCCGCGGGTTGATGATCATGGCGGCGGACCAGGCAATCGCCCCCAGATTGAAGATCAGGTTGAGCCCGTCGGTGATCCATGGCAGCCAGCCGGCCAGGAAGTGATAGCGCTGCCCCCAGGTCAGCCTGCTCTTGCGCAGGCCGCAGATAAGGCCGAAATGCCGCCGCAGGATCTGGATGGCGCCATAGGCCCAGCGAAACCGCTGTTTCCTGTAATCCTGGAAGGAGTCGGGCATGACGCCTTTGCCGAAGCTTTGAGGGATGTACGTGCCCTGATATCCCTCCTCGAAGATCCGCAGCCCCAGTTCGGCGTCCTCCGTAATGCACCATTCGCTCCATCCTCCGACCTCTTCCAGCACATTCTTGAGCACGAGGGTCATGGTGCCGTGCTGGATGATGGCATTGCGCTCGTTGCGGGTGATCATGCCGATGTAGAAAAAGCCCCGGTATTCCGCATAGCACATGAACTTGAACAGGCTTTCGTGCTCATCGCGGTAATCCTGAGGGGCCTGGACCAACGCGTAGGCATCCCCGCGGAAATGCGGCGCCAGGGCGCGCAGCCACTGAGGATCGACCCAATAGTCGCTGTCGATGACGCCGATGACCCGGGCCTCCGGAGCGGTCTGCCGGAGGGCGAAATTCAGCGCCCCCGCCTTGAACCCGGCCAGGGGGTCCACGTGAAAAAAGCGGAAGCGAGGACCCAGCTCCCTGCAATGCGCTTCAACCGGCCTCCAGATGTCGGGGTCTTTGGTGTTGTTGTCGATGACGATGACCTCGAAGCGGGGATAATCCAGGGCGGCCAGGGCATCGAGGGTCCGTTTCAACATCTCGGGAGGCTCGTTGTAGGCCGGGACGTGGATGGAGACGAACGGCAG encodes the following:
- a CDS encoding glycosyltransferase, encoding MLNRSNILIGISVAILTISLWAFLNRPEQEPRWPPRIQGFSFSPMRAGDDPVQSIYPSEEEIDADLALLSGTTHAIRTYTVDGVQGRISELAERHDINVALGAWIDARLDRNEAEIQRLLKILANPRNIVRVIVGNEAVLRNNVPLEQLWTYLDRVRRATDIPVSTAEPWHVWVKNPELAEHVDYLAVHMLPYWEGIHVDRAVDYVVERIDELKTLFPGKPIVIAEVGWPSNGRTRVSAVASMSNEATFLRRFLDRAGKEGYIYYVMEAFDQPWKRTTEGAVGAYWGVYDVERKVKFPFVEPIVPIPRWYILAGLSVLIAAIVLAVLFIDSRTLRKRGRSFLALTAYASATAGVWIVYDYLHQYLTLTTIIVGILLFCGMVGVILVLLTESHEWAEAIWITGRRRAIEPVVDCPDADLPFVSIHVPAYNEPPEMLKRTLDALAALDYPRFEVIVIDNNTKDPDIWRPVEAHCRELGPRFRFFHVDPLAGFKAGALNFALRQTAPEARVIGVIDSDYWVDPQWLRALAPHFRGDAYALVQAPQDYRDEHESLFKFMCYAEYRGFFYIGMITRNERNAIIQHGTMTLVLKNVLEEVGGWSEWCITEDAELGLRIFEEGYQGTYIPQSFGKGVMPDSFQDYRKQRFRWAYGAIQILRRHFGLICGLRKSRLTWGQRYHFLAGWLPWITDGLNLIFNLGAIAWSAAMIINPRKIDSPLMELSLLPLAFFAFKAAKMLYLYRTRVNATLRQTAAAALAGLALSHTIAKAVITGFFTSGLPFFRTPKWSRKNAFFQTLASAWQEAGLALVLWGSAVGVHLSKPIRDPDLNLWIVVLLVQSLPYCCAVIVAFISSLGKPSAAVPSWETEEEGARSAVLQQGDETLKP